A genomic region of Devosia ginsengisoli contains the following coding sequences:
- a CDS encoding protein-glutamate methylesterase/protein-glutamine glutaminase gives MPATRRKIRVLIVDDSASVRMTLSEIIDGDPDLEVMATAADPYVAVERIRQEVPDVMFLDIELPRMDGLTFLRKIMSQRPIPVVICSSLAEAGSDTLMQALEAGAVDVVAKPRVDTTQFLQESRMRICDAAKAAAHAKFRGVKKAPPPPINVEAKLTADAIIPPLSEARAASLRAKQPQTEPIICIGASTGGTEALRDVLEKLPADSPAIVIVQHMPEKFTGAFARRLDGLCAIAVKEAEDGDVVQAGRALIAPGNQHMVLHRAGSRYTVNIVDGPHVSRHRPSVDVMFRSASQVAGRNAMGIILTGMGDDGARGLLEMRQAGSHTIAQDEESCVVFGMPKEAIQRNAAVKIVPLSRVATEIETYGRNAQRTGTLL, from the coding sequence ATGCCTGCTACCCGCCGCAAGATCCGTGTGCTCATCGTCGATGACAGCGCCTCGGTGCGCATGACGTTGAGCGAGATCATCGACGGTGACCCTGACCTTGAAGTCATGGCGACCGCGGCCGACCCCTATGTCGCGGTGGAGCGCATCCGCCAGGAAGTGCCCGATGTGATGTTCCTCGATATCGAGCTGCCGCGCATGGACGGGCTGACCTTCCTGCGCAAGATCATGAGCCAGCGGCCCATTCCGGTGGTGATCTGCTCGAGCTTGGCCGAGGCCGGTTCGGACACGTTGATGCAGGCGCTCGAAGCAGGCGCCGTCGATGTCGTGGCCAAGCCGCGCGTCGACACGACCCAGTTTCTGCAGGAATCGCGCATGCGCATCTGCGACGCCGCCAAGGCCGCCGCCCATGCCAAATTCCGCGGCGTGAAGAAGGCGCCACCGCCGCCGATCAATGTCGAGGCCAAGCTCACCGCCGACGCGATCATTCCGCCTCTATCGGAAGCGCGGGCCGCCTCGCTGCGCGCCAAGCAGCCGCAGACCGAGCCGATCATCTGCATCGGCGCCTCCACCGGCGGCACGGAAGCCTTGCGCGATGTATTGGAAAAGCTGCCCGCCGACAGCCCCGCCATCGTCATCGTCCAGCATATGCCGGAAAAATTCACCGGCGCCTTTGCCCGCCGCCTCGACGGTCTCTGCGCCATCGCAGTCAAGGAAGCCGAGGATGGTGATGTGGTGCAGGCGGGCAGGGCGCTCATCGCCCCCGGCAACCAGCATATGGTGCTGCACCGCGCCGGCAGCCGCTACACCGTCAATATCGTGGACGGGCCGCATGTGTCGCGCCACCGCCCCTCGGTCGATGTGATGTTCCGCTCGGCCTCGCAGGTGGCCGGCCGCAATGCCATGGGCATCATCCTCACCGGCATGGGCGACGATGGCGCCAGGGGCCTGCTCGAAATGCGCCAGGCCGGCAGCCACACCATCGCGCAGGACGAAGAAAGCTGCGTGGTCTTCGGCATGCCCAAGGAGGCCATTCAGCGCAATGCCGCGGTCAAGATCGTGCCGTTAAGCCGCGTCGCTACCGAAATCGAAACCTATGGCCGTAACGCCCAGCGCACGGGGACTTTACTATGA
- a CDS encoding 2'-deoxycytidine 5'-triphosphate deaminase — MDKQQAWPQGVFPARLIEKLHKQGSIMAARPFDADQVQPASLDLRLGDVAYRVRSSFLPGPSHSVAERIEALKLHEIDLTRGAVLERGCVYLVPLQESLDLPDAVSASANPKSSTGRLDVFTRVIGDRARGFDQMPAGYKGPLYLEVSPRTFPVLVRTGSRLSQMRFRSGDNRLTVAEHQALHASDTLVFNNNAPVGEGVALSIDLKGEGRSGLIGFRSRRHTAVVDVDKKAALDVLDFWDPLVNRGREELILDPDEFYILVSDEAVHVPPTHAAEMVPFDPLVGEFRVHYAGFFDPGFGHSSAGGSGSRAVLEVRSREVPFLLGHGQTIGRLIYERLAEAPDRLYGSALGSNYQAQTLKLSKHFKPYSG, encoded by the coding sequence ATGGACAAGCAACAGGCCTGGCCGCAGGGCGTCTTTCCGGCGCGGTTGATCGAGAAGCTGCACAAGCAGGGCAGCATCATGGCGGCCCGTCCGTTCGATGCCGATCAGGTGCAACCGGCCAGCCTCGACCTGCGGCTTGGCGATGTGGCCTATCGCGTGCGCTCAAGCTTCCTGCCCGGCCCCAGCCATTCGGTGGCCGAACGTATCGAGGCGCTGAAGCTGCATGAGATCGACCTGACCCGTGGCGCCGTGCTGGAACGCGGCTGCGTCTATCTCGTGCCGCTGCAGGAAAGCCTCGACCTGCCCGATGCGGTCAGCGCCTCGGCCAATCCTAAGAGCTCGACCGGACGGCTCGACGTGTTCACCCGCGTCATCGGCGACCGGGCACGCGGCTTCGACCAGATGCCCGCCGGCTACAAGGGGCCGCTCTATCTCGAAGTCAGCCCCCGCACCTTCCCGGTGCTGGTGCGCACCGGCTCGCGGCTCAGCCAGATGCGCTTCCGCTCCGGCGACAATCGCCTGACCGTGGCCGAGCATCAGGCGCTGCACGCGTCCGACACGCTGGTGTTCAACAATAATGCCCCGGTTGGCGAAGGCGTGGCGCTCTCCATCGACCTCAAGGGCGAAGGCCGCAGCGGGCTGATCGGTTTCCGCTCGAGGCGCCATACGGCGGTGGTGGATGTAGACAAGAAAGCCGCGCTCGACGTGCTGGATTTCTGGGACCCGCTGGTCAATCGCGGCCGCGAGGAGCTGATCCTCGATCCGGACGAATTCTACATCCTGGTCAGCGACGAGGCGGTGCATGTGCCGCCCACCCATGCCGCCGAAATGGTGCCCTTCGATCCACTGGTGGGCGAATTCCGCGTGCACTATGCCGGCTTCTTCGATCCGGGCTTCGGCCATTCATCGGCCGGGGGCAGCGGCAGCCGCGCAGTGCTGGAAGTGCGCAGCCGCGAGGTGCCGTTCCTGCTGGGCCACGGCCAAACCATCGGCCGGCTGATCTATGAGCGACTGGCCGAGGCACCGGACCGGCTCTACGGCTCGGCGTTGGGCTCGAATTATCAAGCGCAGACGCTCAAGCTCTCCAAGCATTTCAAGCCCTATTCAGGCTAA
- the metZ gene encoding O-succinylhomoserine sulfhydrylase — translation MSRDKNPLLDPNRRAAATQMVHGGGKRTDFNETSEALFLNSGYSYPSSEHAERLFQNKIPGGHNYSRFANPTVDVFQERMALIEGAEAGRAFASGMAAVTNAVMSQVRAGDHIVAAQALFGGCRYVVEDYAPRFGVESTLVDGRDSENFARAMRPNTKVVFLETPTNPTLELVDIKAVADIAHAHGAKLIVDNVFSTALYQKPLQLGADLVTYSATKHIDGQGRVLGGIVLGSRELIEGDVHTFLRQTGATLSAFNAWVLLKGLETYELRIRQMTDSAEKIVAALASHPKINRVIYPHHPSHPQYELARRQMQRGSTIIALDVKGGQEGAFTLSDSLAVILISNNLGDAKSLITHPRTTTHARFTEDVRLETGVTPGLLRLSVGLENPDDLIADLMYGLDQV, via the coding sequence ATGTCCCGAGATAAGAACCCCCTCCTCGATCCGAACCGGCGAGCCGCTGCCACCCAGATGGTGCATGGCGGCGGCAAGCGCACCGATTTCAACGAGACGAGCGAGGCCCTCTTTCTCAATTCGGGCTATTCCTATCCCAGCTCCGAACATGCCGAACGCCTGTTCCAGAACAAGATCCCAGGTGGCCACAATTATTCCCGCTTCGCCAACCCTACCGTCGATGTGTTCCAGGAGCGCATGGCGCTGATCGAAGGGGCCGAAGCGGGCCGCGCCTTCGCCTCCGGCATGGCCGCGGTCACCAATGCGGTGATGAGCCAGGTTCGGGCCGGCGACCACATCGTCGCCGCTCAGGCTTTGTTCGGCGGTTGTCGCTATGTCGTGGAAGATTACGCGCCGCGCTTTGGCGTAGAATCGACGCTGGTTGATGGCCGCGATTCCGAGAACTTCGCCCGCGCCATGCGCCCCAATACCAAGGTCGTTTTCCTGGAGACGCCGACCAATCCGACGCTCGAACTGGTCGATATCAAGGCCGTCGCGGACATCGCTCATGCCCATGGCGCAAAACTGATCGTCGACAATGTCTTCTCCACCGCGCTCTACCAGAAGCCGCTGCAGCTCGGCGCCGACCTCGTCACCTATTCGGCCACCAAGCATATCGACGGGCAGGGCAGGGTGCTCGGCGGCATCGTGCTGGGCTCCCGGGAACTGATCGAGGGCGACGTCCACACCTTCCTGCGCCAGACTGGCGCTACGCTCAGCGCCTTCAACGCCTGGGTGCTGCTCAAGGGACTCGAAACCTACGAGCTGCGCATCCGCCAGATGACCGACAGCGCCGAAAAGATCGTGGCGGCTCTGGCCAGCCATCCCAAGATCAACAGGGTCATCTATCCGCACCACCCCAGCCACCCGCAATATGAGCTGGCCAGGCGCCAGATGCAGCGCGGCTCGACCATCATCGCCCTCGACGTCAAGGGCGGCCAGGAAGGAGCCTTCACCCTGTCGGATAGCCTGGCGGTGATCCTGATTTCCAACAATCTGGGCGATGCCAAGTCGCTCATCACCCATCCGCGCACCACCACCCACGCCCGCTTTACCGAGGACGTCCGTCTCGAAACCGGCGTCACCCCCGGCCTGCTGCGCCTGTCGGTGGGACTGGAAAACCCCGACGACCTGATTGCCGATCTGATGTATGGGCTGGATCAGGTTTAG
- a CDS encoding transporter substrate-binding domain-containing protein, which translates to MALTLLATPAFAQSLPYHSDPSAREILPSLTPVPAIRFLTTADFPPFNFRDAGGELIGFNVDLAKRICAEVNVACTIQAWPWEQAASALGEGQGDALIAGLAMSDENGALFDFSATYLALPGRFVTRAADIGLFDANALAGKTIAVRRGSAHETFVTRYLPEAEVARFDSEIAALEAVEKGEADAFFGDAMRASFWLNENLSCCGFAGQPYFRPNLFGEGLAVAVPPGNDAVRHAIDWALVKLKGNGALDELYLRWFPVGFY; encoded by the coding sequence TTGGCCCTCACCCTCCTCGCCACCCCCGCCTTCGCCCAGTCACTGCCCTACCATTCCGACCCCAGCGCCCGCGAAATCCTGCCCAGCCTGACGCCGGTGCCGGCCATTCGCTTCCTGACCACGGCCGACTTTCCGCCCTTCAACTTCCGCGATGCCGGGGGTGAGCTGATCGGCTTCAATGTCGATCTGGCCAAGCGCATCTGCGCCGAGGTCAATGTCGCCTGCACCATCCAGGCCTGGCCCTGGGAGCAGGCGGCAAGCGCCCTCGGCGAAGGCCAGGGCGATGCGCTGATCGCCGGGCTGGCGATGAGTGACGAAAACGGCGCGCTGTTCGATTTCTCCGCCACCTATCTGGCACTGCCCGGCCGCTTCGTGACCCGCGCCGCCGATATCGGCCTGTTCGATGCCAATGCGCTGGCGGGCAAAACCATTGCGGTACGCCGCGGCAGCGCGCACGAAACCTTCGTCACCCGCTATCTGCCCGAGGCCGAGGTCGCGCGCTTCGACAGCGAGATCGCCGCGCTCGAAGCGGTAGAAAAGGGCGAGGCCGACGCGTTTTTCGGCGACGCCATGCGCGCCTCGTTCTGGCTCAACGAAAATCTCAGCTGCTGCGGCTTTGCCGGCCAACCCTATTTCCGTCCGAACCTGTTCGGCGAAGGCCTCGCCGTCGCCGTCCCTCCGGGGAATGATGCCGTGCGCCACGCCATCGATTGGGCTCTGGTCAAGCTCAAGGGCAATGGCGCGCTGGACGAACTCTACCTGCGCTGGTTCCCGGTGGGGTTCTATTGA
- a CDS encoding DUF2161 domain-containing phosphodiesterase has protein sequence METSLYQPVKAFLEAAGYEVKGEVGACDLVGLSPSDPPVVVVCELKLTFNLELVLQAVDRAAIADEVWIAARMSKGKGRETDKRYRNLCRRLGIGMLAVSDLGDVSVIVSSIAPMPRTNPKRRSRLVREHQRRRGDPALGGSTRTPIMTAYRQQALICAEALLEGPLRPRDIRPAAPDAGKILLGNVYGWFERVSNGIYQLTETGRLAVMQHRALRLAAQ, from the coding sequence ATGGAAACGTCGCTCTATCAGCCGGTCAAGGCGTTCCTCGAAGCGGCCGGCTATGAGGTCAAGGGCGAGGTTGGCGCCTGCGACCTGGTCGGCCTCAGCCCTTCCGATCCACCCGTCGTGGTGGTCTGCGAGCTCAAGCTCACCTTCAACCTCGAACTGGTGCTGCAGGCAGTCGATCGCGCCGCTATCGCCGACGAGGTCTGGATTGCCGCCAGGATGTCCAAGGGCAAGGGCCGCGAGACCGACAAGCGCTATCGCAATCTCTGCCGCCGACTGGGCATCGGCATGCTTGCCGTGTCCGATCTGGGCGATGTCAGCGTCATCGTCAGTTCCATCGCGCCCATGCCGCGCACCAATCCCAAGCGCCGGTCGCGCCTGGTGCGGGAGCATCAACGCCGGCGCGGCGATCCTGCCCTGGGCGGCAGCACCAGAACGCCGATCATGACGGCGTATCGGCAGCAGGCGCTGATCTGCGCCGAGGCGCTATTGGAAGGCCCGCTCCGCCCGCGGGATATAAGACCCGCCGCGCCCGATGCTGGCAAGATCCTGCTCGGCAATGTCTATGGCTGGTTCGAGCGCGTCAGCAACGGCATCTATCAATTGACCGAGACGGGCCGCCTGGCGGTCATGCAACACCGTGCGCTTCGCCTTGCGGCTCAATAG
- a CDS encoding tellurite resistance TerB family protein, producing the protein MSNAAHDALIHLMIVAASSDSAMTERELVRIQALIGRLPVFEGFDKTRLAVVANACADKLNGPGGLDQVIDDAIAVLPVKLQDTAYAVAVEVASVDLHLEQEELRFLELLRDKLTLDRLTTAAIETAARARHRRMPN; encoded by the coding sequence ATGTCCAATGCCGCCCACGACGCCCTCATCCACCTGATGATTGTCGCCGCCTCGTCCGACAGCGCCATGACGGAAAGGGAACTGGTTCGCATCCAGGCGCTAATCGGTCGGTTGCCGGTGTTCGAGGGATTCGACAAGACCCGGCTGGCCGTGGTTGCTAATGCATGCGCCGACAAGCTCAACGGCCCGGGCGGACTGGACCAGGTGATCGATGACGCCATCGCCGTCTTGCCGGTCAAGCTGCAGGACACGGCCTATGCCGTGGCGGTGGAGGTGGCGTCGGTCGACCTGCATCTCGAGCAGGAGGAGCTGCGCTTCCTCGAATTGCTGCGCGACAAGCTGACCCTCGACCGGCTGACCACGGCCGCCATCGAGACGGCGGCGCGGGCGCGGCATCGGCGCATGCCGAACTGA
- a CDS encoding lysine--tRNA ligase: MSPAPLPPLDPAFFDAAQTARAWPFEEARKLVKRLEKSGKGEAVFETGYGPSGLPHIGTFGEVARTTMVRTAFRLLTRDQIPTRLICFSDDLDGMRKIPDNVPSKEAMEPHLQKPLTSVPDPWTNEFDSFGAHNNAMLRRFLDTFGFNYEFASATDYYRSGKFDAVLLRAAERYDDIMKVMLPTLGAERQATYSPFLPISPISGRVLYVPMKEVDAKNGTVTFADEDGSDTTLPVTGGHVKMQWKPDFGMRWAALDVDFEMFGKDHQTNAHVYDKICEILGGKAPEHYVFELFLDAEGQKISKSKGNGLTIDEWLTYAGNESLGLYMFQKPRTAKRLHFDVIPRAVDEYFAHVAAYQKQDTAARLENPAFHVHYGKVPEVDMPVTFALLLNLATASNPETPDVMWGYISAYAPGVSPQTHPHLDALVGYAIRYFRDFVQKTYRAPDEVERGALEALSEAFAALPDDATNETIQNAALDVARTIERYQDHTKKSPTGGPGVSVEFFQMLYSVLIGQERGPRFGSFAALYGIDNTRKLIEDALAGKFVKAG, from the coding sequence TTGTCGCCCGCTCCGTTGCCCCCGCTCGATCCCGCGTTCTTCGACGCCGCCCAGACTGCCCGCGCCTGGCCGTTTGAGGAAGCAAGGAAACTGGTCAAGCGCCTGGAGAAATCGGGCAAGGGCGAAGCTGTGTTCGAAACCGGCTATGGCCCCTCGGGTCTGCCCCATATCGGCACTTTCGGCGAAGTCGCGCGTACCACCATGGTGCGCACGGCCTTTCGCCTGCTGACCCGCGACCAGATTCCGACAAGGCTCATCTGCTTTTCCGATGACCTCGACGGCATGCGCAAGATTCCCGACAACGTGCCCTCCAAGGAGGCCATGGAGCCGCATCTGCAAAAGCCGCTGACCTCGGTGCCTGATCCGTGGACCAACGAGTTCGACAGCTTCGGCGCGCATAACAATGCCATGCTGCGCCGCTTCCTCGACACGTTCGGCTTCAACTACGAATTCGCCAGCGCCACCGACTATTACAGGTCGGGCAAGTTCGACGCCGTGCTGCTGCGTGCCGCCGAGCGCTACGACGATATCATGAAAGTGATGCTGCCCACGCTCGGCGCCGAACGCCAGGCCACCTACAGCCCCTTCCTGCCGATCTCGCCGATATCAGGCCGCGTGCTCTATGTGCCGATGAAGGAAGTCGATGCCAAAAACGGCACGGTGACCTTTGCCGACGAAGACGGCAGCGACACCACTCTGCCGGTCACCGGCGGGCATGTGAAGATGCAGTGGAAGCCCGATTTCGGCATGCGCTGGGCTGCGCTCGACGTCGATTTCGAGATGTTCGGCAAGGACCACCAGACCAACGCCCATGTCTATGACAAGATCTGCGAAATCCTCGGCGGCAAGGCGCCCGAGCACTATGTGTTCGAGCTGTTCCTCGATGCCGAGGGCCAGAAGATTTCCAAGTCCAAGGGCAATGGGCTGACCATCGACGAATGGCTGACCTATGCGGGCAATGAGAGCCTGGGGCTCTACATGTTCCAGAAGCCGCGCACGGCCAAGCGCCTGCATTTCGACGTCATCCCGCGGGCGGTCGACGAATATTTCGCGCATGTCGCGGCCTACCAGAAGCAGGACACTGCCGCGCGCCTGGAGAATCCGGCATTCCATGTCCACTATGGCAAGGTGCCGGAAGTCGACATGCCGGTTACCTTTGCGCTGTTGTTGAACCTTGCGACGGCTTCCAATCCGGAAACGCCTGATGTGATGTGGGGCTATATCTCCGCCTATGCGCCCGGCGTGTCGCCGCAGACGCATCCGCATCTGGATGCGCTTGTCGGCTACGCCATTCGCTATTTCCGCGACTTCGTGCAGAAGACCTATCGCGCGCCCGATGAGGTGGAACGCGGCGCGCTCGAGGCGCTCTCGGAGGCCTTTGCTGCCCTGCCTGATGACGCCACCAACGAAACCATCCAGAATGCGGCGCTTGACGTGGCGCGGACTATCGAGCGGTATCAGGACCACACCAAAAAGAGCCCCACCGGCGGCCCGGGCGTCTCCGTCGAGTTCTTCCAGATGCTCTATTCTGTGCTGATCGGGCAGGAGCGCGGTCCGCGCTTCGGGTCTTTCGCCGCGCTTTATGGCATCGACAATACGCGCAAGCTGATCGAGGATGCGCTGGCCGGGAAGTTCGTCAAGGCCGGCTGA
- a CDS encoding DUF4087 domain-containing protein, translating to MRFLAVFLLLALSMPAYAAADDIPGSIQGKWVGGDQACDTVGAPMVISATTLVYADGRIDDVFFSPENGADGTIHFRQEGEVSNYEYIAARDLLVYHPEGFGMGSALPMVRCAEPAGAFERRCGWLANPTPGNWWLVDRDRSWTLSSQGDDNPVATAVMDRVPAFDADEFVSTGSYYGHGCACLTVSTDPDEGRVLAIGTSKRLPLSTCEADKSLPAPADW from the coding sequence TTGCGGTTTCTTGCTGTTTTCCTGCTTCTGGCATTGAGCATGCCTGCCTATGCCGCTGCCGATGACATCCCCGGATCCATCCAGGGCAAATGGGTGGGCGGGGACCAGGCCTGCGACACGGTGGGGGCGCCCATGGTGATCTCGGCCACCACGCTGGTCTATGCCGATGGCCGCATCGACGACGTGTTCTTCTCGCCTGAGAATGGTGCCGATGGCACCATTCACTTCCGTCAGGAAGGCGAAGTCTCCAACTACGAATATATCGCGGCCCGCGACCTGCTGGTCTACCACCCCGAAGGCTTCGGCATGGGGTCGGCACTTCCCATGGTCCGTTGCGCCGAACCGGCTGGCGCGTTCGAGCGGCGCTGCGGCTGGCTGGCCAATCCGACGCCGGGCAATTGGTGGCTGGTCGACCGGGATCGCAGCTGGACCCTGTCGAGCCAGGGTGACGACAATCCCGTTGCCACCGCTGTCATGGATCGGGTGCCCGCTTTCGATGCGGACGAGTTCGTCTCGACGGGCAGCTATTACGGCCATGGCTGCGCCTGCCTGACCGTCTCCACCGACCCCGATGAAGGCCGGGTGCTGGCTATCGGCACCAGCAAGCGCCTGCCGCTTTCCACCTGCGAAGCCGACAAATCCTTGCCTGCACCGGCCGACTGGTAG
- the aac(6') gene encoding aminoglycoside 6'-N-acetyltransferase, which translates to MTSIAVVSTPDVDDLTALRHALWPHGNIAEYRAEVVAALASGKGLALIARDDHGRAVGFAEASVRHDYVNGCDTTPVAFLEGIYVDPGHRRTGLARRLVAAVEAWARQQGYRELASDAAIDNSVSHAMHNALGFVETRRVVFFRKVLG; encoded by the coding sequence ATGACAAGCATCGCCGTCGTCAGCACGCCCGATGTCGATGACCTGACCGCCCTGCGCCACGCCCTCTGGCCCCATGGCAACATTGCCGAGTATCGCGCCGAAGTTGTTGCGGCGCTGGCTTCAGGCAAAGGGCTCGCGCTGATCGCCCGCGACGACCATGGCCGGGCGGTGGGGTTTGCCGAGGCCAGCGTCCGCCATGACTATGTCAACGGCTGCGATACTACCCCAGTGGCTTTTCTCGAAGGCATCTATGTCGATCCCGGCCACCGCCGCACGGGGCTGGCGCGGCGGCTGGTGGCAGCCGTTGAAGCGTGGGCGCGACAACAGGGCTACCGTGAGCTCGCCTCCGACGCCGCCATCGACAACAGCGTCAGCCACGCCATGCATAACGCGCTCGGCTTTGTGGAAACCCGGCGCGTCGTGTTTTTCCGCAAGGTGCTGGGCTGA